In a single window of the Caulobacter soli genome:
- a CDS encoding efflux transporter outer membrane subunit, which produces MLLRNLTLTLLAASALSACTLAPPTVRPALPVANAWPIAGANTSSAASAADLGWREVFIDPRLQGVIDLALNNNRDLRVAVLDIEQARAQYRIQRAALVPSVAATATGTRGENSSAQTQPGVSRDVEAYTAGVGVTSWEIDLFGRVRSLNNVALQNYLATREVSRSVQISLIAQTASAWLNLAADEDLLDLSQETLRTRQDTMVLIRKRFEAGAISQLEVSQAETLIEAARSDVATAIALVEQDKNALRLAVGADVPADLLPAGGLVTAQILRDLPAGLPSDVLTRRPDVLAAEHQLAGANANIGAARAAFFPSISLTAAAGVASGSLSSLFDSGNGTWSFAPRVSLPIFAGGANVANLDSAKAGRDIAVANYEKAVQTAFREVADGLAVQSTIQERVGSQERLVAAANVSVRLSQARYGAGIDSSLTVLDAQRTLYTSQKTLIVARLARETNLATLYKALGGGAPASR; this is translated from the coding sequence ATGCTTCTGCGTAACCTGACCCTCACCCTGCTCGCGGCCTCGGCCCTGAGCGCCTGCACCCTGGCGCCGCCGACCGTGCGCCCGGCCCTGCCGGTGGCCAACGCCTGGCCGATCGCCGGCGCCAACACCAGCTCGGCGGCCTCCGCCGCCGACCTGGGCTGGCGCGAGGTGTTCATCGATCCGCGCCTGCAAGGCGTGATCGACCTGGCGCTGAACAACAACCGCGACCTGCGCGTGGCGGTGCTCGACATCGAGCAGGCCCGCGCCCAGTACCGCATCCAGCGCGCGGCCCTCGTGCCGTCGGTGGCCGCCACGGCGACGGGGACGCGCGGCGAGAATTCGTCCGCCCAGACCCAGCCGGGCGTCTCGCGCGACGTCGAGGCCTACACCGCCGGCGTCGGAGTCACCTCGTGGGAGATCGACCTGTTCGGCCGCGTGCGCAGCCTGAACAACGTGGCCCTGCAGAACTACCTGGCCACCCGCGAGGTCAGCCGTTCGGTTCAGATCAGCCTGATCGCCCAGACGGCCAGCGCCTGGCTGAACCTGGCCGCCGACGAGGACCTGCTGGACCTGTCGCAGGAAACGCTGCGCACCCGTCAGGACACCATGGTCCTGATCCGCAAGCGCTTCGAGGCCGGAGCCATCTCGCAGCTCGAGGTCAGCCAGGCCGAGACGCTGATCGAGGCCGCCCGCAGCGACGTGGCCACCGCGATCGCCCTGGTCGAGCAGGACAAGAACGCCCTGCGCCTGGCCGTGGGCGCCGACGTGCCCGCCGACCTGCTGCCGGCCGGCGGCCTGGTCACGGCCCAGATCCTGCGCGACCTGCCGGCCGGCCTGCCGTCCGACGTGCTGACGCGTCGTCCGGACGTGCTGGCCGCCGAGCATCAGCTGGCCGGGGCCAACGCCAATATCGGCGCGGCCCGCGCGGCCTTCTTCCCCAGCATCAGCCTGACGGCCGCCGCCGGGGTCGCCAGCGGCTCGTTGAGCAGCCTGTTCGACAGCGGCAACGGCACGTGGAGCTTCGCCCCGCGCGTCAGCCTGCCGATCTTCGCCGGCGGGGCCAACGTGGCCAATCTCGACAGCGCCAAGGCCGGTCGCGACATCGCCGTCGCCAACTACGAGAAGGCTGTCCAGACCGCCTTCCGCGAAGTGGCCGACGGCCTGGCCGTGCAGTCGACGATCCAGGAACGGGTCGGCTCGCAGGAGCGCCTGGTCGCCGCCGCCAATGTCTCGGTCCGCCTGTCGCAGGCCCGCTACGGCGCGGGGATCGACAGCTCGCTGACCGTGCTGGACGCCCAGCGCACGCTCTACACCTCGCAGAAGACCCTGATCGTCGCCCGCCTGGCGCGGGAGACCAACTTGGCCACGCTGTACAAGGCGCTCGGCGGCGGGGCTCCCGCCAGCCGCTGA
- a CDS encoding YceI family protein gives MTYPTARPHAPRTALWLTAGAAALALAACSPPTAKQTEAPAAPAAAAPAADKFVMPKVPAGDYTLDPTHASLEFKVNHLGFSHYTARFTTFDAKLKFDPANPSASSVEATIDPKSLLLNAPPAGFKDELTGKNWLDAGQYPTITFRSTKVEVTGANTAKITGDFTLHGVTKPVVLDATFNGGYEGFSMDPHARVGFSAHGTFKRSDFGVAAGIPAPGTTMGVSDAVEFSIETEFSGPAWVAPPAAAPAQ, from the coding sequence ATGACCTATCCGACCGCTCGTCCGCACGCGCCGCGCACGGCTCTCTGGCTGACGGCCGGGGCCGCCGCCCTGGCCCTGGCGGCCTGCTCGCCTCCGACCGCCAAGCAGACCGAGGCGCCCGCCGCGCCGGCCGCCGCCGCGCCCGCGGCCGACAAGTTCGTCATGCCTAAGGTGCCGGCGGGCGACTACACGCTCGACCCGACCCACGCCAGCCTGGAGTTCAAGGTCAACCACCTGGGCTTCTCGCACTACACCGCGCGGTTCACGACCTTCGACGCCAAGCTGAAGTTCGACCCGGCCAATCCTTCGGCCTCCAGCGTCGAGGCGACCATCGATCCCAAATCGCTGTTGCTGAACGCCCCGCCGGCCGGCTTCAAGGACGAGCTGACGGGCAAGAACTGGCTGGACGCCGGCCAGTATCCGACCATCACCTTCCGCTCGACCAAGGTCGAGGTCACCGGGGCCAACACCGCCAAGATCACCGGCGACTTCACCCTGCACGGCGTGACCAAGCCGGTGGTGCTCGACGCCACGTTCAACGGCGGTTACGAGGGCTTCTCCATGGATCCCCACGCCCGGGTCGGTTTCTCGGCCCATGGGACGTTCAAGCGCTCGGACTTCGGCGTCGCCGCCGGCATTCCGGCGCCGGGCACGACCATGGGCGTCAGCGACGCGGTCGAGTTCAGCATCGAGACCGAGTTCAGCGGCCCGGCCTGGGTGGCGCCGCCGGCGGCCGCTCCGGCGCAGTAG
- a CDS encoding family 43 glycosylhydrolase translates to MVQINRRGALGSLLTGAAVAAVPAVADAQMGTLPGKPTSGPTWVKGVEGQRKADLGNGTFLNPILAGDHPDPSILKDGDDYYMTHSSFDAYPGLLIWHSKDLVNWTPVTAALKTNVGSIWAPELCKHQGRYYIFLPAKFPDNNTSYVIWADRIEGPWSEPVDLKLPRYIDPGHVVDEHGVRWLFLSGGDRIQLAPDGLSTVGQPEHVYNPWRYPDDWDVEGFSPEGPKVMKRGEYYYLVTAVGGTAGPPTGHMVIVARAKSLAGPWEDDPKNPVVRTTNNSEKWWSRGHATLVEGPAGDWWTVYHGYENGFYTLGRQTLLAPVTWTKDGWFEVGGGDLSMPLPKPKGGKAVPHGKALSDDFTTDKVGVQWSFFDPKPSDAGRISRANGVMTLKGAGEAPSTGAPLIFVNGDQAYEIECEIEVDPDTRAGLILFYDRQLYCGLGFDAKNFVTHQYGIERGRPANPHGSKMLLRLRNDRHIVSFHTSGDGGKTWKRFDRGMEVSGYHHNVRGGFLMLKPGLYAAGKGSARFKGFRYRALA, encoded by the coding sequence ATGGTCCAGATCAATCGCCGAGGAGCCCTGGGCTCGCTGCTGACCGGCGCGGCCGTCGCGGCCGTGCCCGCCGTCGCGGACGCCCAGATGGGGACCCTGCCCGGCAAGCCGACCTCCGGTCCGACCTGGGTCAAGGGCGTCGAGGGCCAGCGCAAGGCCGACCTGGGGAACGGGACCTTCCTCAACCCCATCCTGGCCGGCGACCATCCCGACCCGTCGATCCTCAAGGACGGCGACGACTACTACATGACCCACTCGTCGTTCGACGCCTATCCGGGCCTGCTGATCTGGCACTCCAAGGACCTGGTGAACTGGACGCCGGTCACGGCCGCCCTGAAGACCAATGTCGGCTCGATCTGGGCGCCCGAGCTCTGCAAGCACCAGGGCCGCTACTACATCTTCCTGCCGGCCAAGTTCCCCGACAACAACACCAGCTACGTGATCTGGGCCGACAGGATTGAGGGCCCGTGGAGCGAGCCGGTCGACCTGAAGCTGCCCCGCTACATCGACCCCGGCCACGTGGTCGACGAGCACGGCGTGCGCTGGCTGTTCCTGTCGGGCGGCGACCGTATCCAGCTGGCCCCCGACGGCCTGTCGACGGTGGGCCAGCCCGAGCACGTCTACAATCCGTGGCGCTATCCGGACGACTGGGACGTCGAGGGCTTCTCGCCCGAGGGCCCCAAGGTGATGAAGCGCGGCGAGTACTATTACCTGGTCACCGCCGTGGGCGGCACGGCCGGCCCGCCGACCGGCCACATGGTCATCGTCGCCCGCGCCAAGTCGCTGGCCGGTCCGTGGGAGGACGATCCCAAGAACCCGGTCGTGCGCACGACGAACAACAGCGAGAAATGGTGGTCGCGCGGCCACGCCACCCTGGTCGAGGGCCCGGCCGGCGACTGGTGGACCGTCTATCACGGCTACGAAAACGGCTTCTACACCCTGGGCCGCCAGACCCTGCTGGCTCCGGTCACCTGGACCAAGGACGGCTGGTTCGAGGTCGGCGGCGGCGATCTTTCGATGCCCCTCCCCAAGCCCAAGGGCGGCAAGGCCGTTCCACACGGCAAGGCGCTGTCGGACGACTTCACCACCGACAAGGTCGGGGTGCAGTGGAGCTTCTTCGATCCCAAGCCCAGCGACGCGGGGCGCATCAGCCGGGCCAACGGCGTCATGACCCTGAAGGGCGCCGGCGAGGCCCCCTCCACCGGCGCGCCGCTGATCTTCGTCAACGGCGACCAGGCCTACGAGATCGAGTGCGAGATCGAGGTCGATCCCGACACCCGCGCCGGCCTGATCCTGTTCTACGACCGCCAGCTCTATTGCGGCCTGGGGTTCGACGCGAAGAACTTCGTCACCCACCAATACGGCATCGAGCGCGGCCGGCCGGCCAATCCGCATGGGTCGAAGATGCTGCTGCGGCTGCGCAACGATCGCCACATCGTCAGCTTCCACACCAGCGGTGACGGCGGCAAGACCTGGAAGCGCTTCGACCGGGGCATGGAGGTCTCGGGCTACCACCACAATGTGCGCGGCGGCTTCCTGATGCTGAAGCCGGGCCTCTACGCGGCGGGCAAGGGCTCGGCGCGGTTCAAGGGGTTCAGGTACCGGGCGCTGGCCTAG
- a CDS encoding efflux RND transporter periplasmic adaptor subunit — translation MSFDRSRAALSAASLAAIALTLAACGQGKGAAGGMGPGGPTPVGVIVAKTEPVTLTSELTGRTSAYLVSEVRPQVGGIIKARLFQEGGYVRAGQPLYQIDPATYQAAYNSAAAGLAQAQATATAAKLKADRYKGLVEINAVSKQDNDDAQAASLQAAANVAAQKAAVDSARINLGYTKVLAPISGRVGKSSVTPGALVTASQATALATVQDLSKIYVDLTQSSAEMLKLQAAFNSGKLGRSGSTQVTLKLEDGSTYPIPGRLEFSDVTVDPTTGSVGLRATFDNPNGVLLPGLYVRAVLGAGVANSGMLIPQPAVSRDPKGNATVMVVGAKGAAEPRQIVAAQTVGDKWLVTSGLNPGDQVIVEGLQKVRPGAPVKPAVITATAAAQ, via the coding sequence ATGTCCTTCGACCGTTCTCGCGCCGCTCTGTCGGCGGCCTCCCTGGCGGCCATCGCCCTGACCCTGGCCGCCTGCGGCCAAGGCAAGGGCGCCGCCGGCGGCATGGGCCCGGGCGGCCCGACGCCGGTGGGCGTCATCGTCGCCAAGACCGAGCCGGTCACCCTGACCTCGGAACTGACGGGCCGCACCTCGGCCTATCTGGTCTCAGAAGTGCGCCCGCAGGTCGGCGGCATCATCAAGGCCCGGCTGTTCCAGGAAGGCGGCTATGTCCGCGCCGGCCAGCCGCTGTACCAGATCGATCCGGCCACCTATCAGGCCGCCTACAACAGCGCCGCCGCCGGCCTGGCCCAGGCCCAGGCGACCGCCACGGCCGCCAAGTTGAAGGCCGATCGTTACAAGGGTCTGGTCGAGATCAACGCGGTCTCCAAGCAGGATAACGACGACGCCCAGGCCGCCAGCCTGCAGGCCGCCGCCAACGTCGCCGCCCAGAAGGCCGCCGTCGACAGCGCCCGCATCAATCTCGGCTACACCAAGGTGCTGGCCCCGATCTCGGGCCGCGTCGGCAAGAGCTCGGTCACCCCCGGGGCCCTGGTCACCGCCAGCCAGGCCACCGCCCTGGCCACGGTCCAGGACCTGTCCAAGATCTATGTCGACCTGACCCAGTCCTCGGCCGAGATGCTGAAGCTGCAGGCGGCGTTCAACAGCGGCAAGCTGGGTCGTTCGGGCTCGACCCAGGTGACCCTGAAGCTGGAAGACGGCTCGACCTATCCGATCCCGGGCCGCCTGGAGTTCTCGGACGTCACCGTCGACCCGACCACCGGTTCGGTCGGCCTGCGCGCCACCTTCGACAACCCCAACGGCGTGCTGCTGCCGGGTCTCTATGTGCGCGCCGTGCTCGGCGCGGGCGTGGCCAACAGCGGCATGCTGATCCCGCAGCCGGCCGTCAGCCGCGACCCCAAGGGCAACGCCACCGTCATGGTGGTCGGCGCCAAGGGCGCGGCCGAGCCCCGCCAGATCGTCGCCGCCCAGACGGTGGGCGACAAGTGGCTGGTGACCTCGGGCCTGAACCCGGGCGACCAGGTCATCGTCGAGGGCCTGCAGAAGGTCCGTCCCGGCGCTCCGGTGAAGCCGGCCGTCATCACCGCCACCGCTGCTGCTCAGTAA
- a CDS encoding GDSL-type esterase/lipase family protein: MLKPLLLAAALFATPALAQTDPPPFKATKIVLVGDSTTAVNSGWGGAFCATRITSNVACVNLGRGGRSTKTYRSEGSWTLALAEMKGGAFADTYVLIQFGHNDAYGRAERLTDLATEFPANLKRYVEEARAAGAHPVLVTPLSRRQFKDGKLVDDLVPWARAVRAVAAETGTPLVDLNARSAAAAQALGPLKAGDWAEAPPSPALAKAIAGGTTVGVKFYEPPIPGAAPVPMDPPTPAPAAPPVTGRFEPLFDYTHLGPEGAAACSEIIAQGLAEAVPALARNLVP, encoded by the coding sequence ATGCTCAAACCCCTGCTCCTCGCCGCCGCCCTCTTCGCCACCCCCGCCCTCGCCCAGACCGATCCGCCGCCGTTCAAGGCGACCAAGATCGTGCTGGTCGGCGATTCCACCACCGCCGTGAACAGCGGCTGGGGCGGAGCGTTCTGCGCCACGCGGATCACCTCGAACGTCGCCTGCGTGAACCTGGGTCGCGGCGGGCGCAGCACCAAGACCTATCGATCAGAAGGCTCCTGGACCCTCGCCCTGGCCGAGATGAAGGGCGGGGCGTTCGCCGACACCTATGTGCTGATCCAGTTCGGCCACAACGACGCCTATGGCCGGGCCGAGCGGCTGACCGATCTTGCGACCGAGTTCCCGGCCAACCTGAAACGCTATGTCGAGGAGGCCCGCGCGGCTGGCGCCCACCCGGTGCTGGTCACGCCCCTGTCGCGCCGGCAGTTCAAGGACGGCAAGCTAGTCGACGACCTGGTCCCGTGGGCGCGGGCGGTTCGCGCCGTGGCCGCCGAGACCGGGACGCCGCTGGTCGACCTGAACGCCCGCAGCGCGGCGGCCGCCCAGGCCCTGGGCCCGCTGAAGGCCGGCGATTGGGCCGAGGCGCCGCCCTCGCCCGCCCTGGCCAAGGCCATCGCCGGCGGCACGACCGTGGGGGTGAAGTTCTACGAGCCGCCGATCCCGGGCGCCGCGCCCGTGCCGATGGATCCGCCGACCCCAGCCCCCGCTGCGCCGCCGGTCACCGGAAGGTTCGAGCCGTTGTTCGACTACACGCACCTGGGTCCCGAGGGCGCGGCGGCCTGTTCGGAGATCATCGCCCAGGGTCTGGCGGAAGCGGTTCCGGCGCTGGCGCGAAACCTCGTGCCGTAG
- a CDS encoding efflux RND transporter permease subunit, protein MLSRFFIDRPIFAWVVAIVIMLAGVLAIRTLPIAQYPDIALPQVSVSAVYPGASAKTVEDSVTQVIEQKMKGLDGLDYMSSTSDSSGSATTTLTFKAGTNIDIAQVQVQNKLQTATALLPQEVQQQGLTVAKSARNFLLIVGMYSDDPKTTNTDLADYIASNLQDPLSRVDGVGDVQLFGAQYAMRIWLNPTKLASFSLTPADVQAAIRAQNAQVSAGQLGGVPNVPGTALNATITAQSRLTTPAQFEDIIVKNSEGGAIVHLRDVARVELGAENYGFGAKYNGKPAAGLAVKLAPGANALDTADAIKARMTQLEKSFPANFKYVIPYDSTPFVRLSIEEVIKTLVEAVVLVFIVMFLFLQNWRATLIPTIAVPVVLLGTFGVLAAFGYSINTLTMFGLVLAIGLLVDDAIVVVENVERVMSEEGLSPIEATRKSMNEITGALIGIALVLAAVFVPMAFFGGSQGVIYRQFSITIVSAMALSVLVALILTPALCATLLKPVSKGHTTSDKGFFGWFNRNFNDVSNRYQGSVRKLLGKSGRWMVAYGVVILVMGFLFIRLPSAFLPEEDQGTMFTIVQLPPGATEERTQRVLDTVRNHFLVDEKDSVHAVFTVAGFSFAGAGQNAGLAFIRLKDFDERKAAKQKAPAIAGRAMGKFLQIRDAMVFAIVPPAVPELGTSSGFDFQLQDTGGVGHEALVAARNQILGMASKDPTLAGVRPNGQDDTPQLKIDIDQAKAGAMGLTTADINAALSAAWGGSYVNDFIDRGRIKKVYVQADAPYRMRPEDLNNWYVRTSTGTMAPFSSFATSHWVYGSPRLERYNGLSSINIQGSPAPGKSSGQAMAAMEKIAAQLPPGIGFEWTGLSAQERESGNQAPALYGISILVVFLLLAALYESWSIPLSVIMVIPLGIVGALLATSLRGLSNDIYFQVGLLTTMGLASKNAILIVEFAKDLHEQGMELVEATVEAVRIRLRPIIMTSLAFVFGVLPLAISNGAGSGSQHAIGTGVIGGMISATLLAIFFVPLFFVLVEKIFKPKPRRHDDEAVTTPAESH, encoded by the coding sequence ATGCTTTCCCGTTTCTTCATCGACCGGCCGATCTTCGCGTGGGTTGTCGCGATCGTCATCATGCTGGCCGGCGTGCTGGCCATCCGCACCCTGCCGATCGCCCAGTACCCCGACATCGCCCTGCCCCAGGTCTCGGTCAGCGCGGTCTATCCCGGCGCCTCGGCCAAGACCGTCGAGGACAGCGTCACCCAGGTCATCGAACAGAAGATGAAGGGCCTGGACGGCCTGGATTACATGTCGTCGACCAGCGACAGCTCGGGCTCGGCCACCACCACCCTGACCTTCAAGGCCGGCACCAACATCGACATCGCCCAGGTGCAGGTGCAGAACAAGCTGCAGACCGCCACCGCCCTCCTGCCGCAGGAAGTGCAGCAGCAAGGCCTGACGGTCGCCAAGTCGGCGCGTAACTTCCTGCTGATCGTCGGCATGTACTCGGACGATCCGAAGACCACCAACACCGACCTGGCCGACTACATCGCCAGCAACCTGCAAGACCCCCTGAGCCGCGTCGACGGCGTGGGCGACGTCCAGCTGTTCGGCGCGCAATACGCCATGCGCATCTGGCTGAACCCGACCAAGCTGGCCAGCTTCAGCCTGACCCCGGCCGACGTGCAGGCCGCCATCCGCGCCCAGAACGCCCAGGTTTCGGCCGGCCAGCTGGGCGGCGTGCCCAACGTGCCGGGCACCGCCCTGAACGCCACGATCACCGCCCAGTCGCGCCTGACCACCCCGGCCCAGTTCGAAGACATCATCGTCAAGAACAGCGAAGGCGGCGCCATCGTCCACCTGCGCGACGTCGCCCGGGTCGAGCTCGGCGCGGAAAACTACGGCTTCGGCGCCAAGTACAACGGCAAGCCCGCCGCCGGCCTGGCCGTGAAGCTGGCCCCCGGCGCCAACGCCCTGGACACCGCCGACGCCATCAAGGCGCGGATGACCCAGCTGGAGAAGAGCTTCCCGGCCAACTTCAAGTACGTCATCCCCTATGACTCGACGCCGTTCGTGCGGCTGTCGATCGAGGAAGTGATCAAGACCCTGGTCGAAGCCGTCGTGCTGGTCTTCATCGTCATGTTCCTGTTCCTGCAGAACTGGCGCGCGACCCTGATCCCGACCATCGCCGTGCCGGTCGTCCTGCTGGGCACCTTCGGCGTGCTGGCGGCCTTCGGCTACTCGATCAACACCCTGACCATGTTCGGCCTGGTGCTGGCCATCGGCCTGCTGGTCGACGACGCCATCGTCGTGGTCGAGAACGTCGAACGGGTGATGAGCGAGGAAGGGCTGTCGCCCATCGAAGCCACGCGCAAGTCGATGAACGAGATCACCGGCGCCCTGATCGGCATCGCCCTGGTCCTGGCCGCGGTGTTCGTGCCCATGGCCTTCTTCGGCGGTTCGCAGGGCGTGATCTACCGACAGTTCTCGATCACCATCGTCTCGGCCATGGCCCTGTCGGTGCTGGTCGCCCTGATCCTGACGCCGGCCCTCTGCGCCACCCTGCTCAAGCCCGTCAGCAAGGGCCACACCACCTCGGACAAGGGCTTCTTCGGCTGGTTCAACCGTAACTTCAACGACGTCAGCAACCGCTATCAGGGCTCGGTGCGCAAGCTGCTGGGCAAGAGCGGCCGCTGGATGGTCGCCTATGGCGTGGTCATCCTGGTGATGGGCTTCCTGTTCATTCGCCTGCCCAGCGCCTTCCTCCCCGAGGAAGACCAGGGCACGATGTTCACCATCGTCCAGCTGCCGCCCGGCGCCACCGAGGAGCGCACCCAGCGCGTGCTCGACACCGTGCGGAACCACTTCCTGGTCGACGAGAAGGACTCGGTGCACGCGGTCTTCACCGTCGCCGGCTTCAGCTTCGCCGGCGCCGGTCAGAACGCCGGCCTGGCCTTCATCCGCCTGAAGGACTTCGACGAGCGCAAGGCCGCCAAGCAGAAGGCTCCGGCCATCGCCGGCCGGGCCATGGGCAAGTTCCTGCAGATCCGCGACGCCATGGTCTTCGCGATCGTGCCGCCGGCCGTGCCGGAACTGGGCACCTCGTCGGGCTTCGACTTCCAGCTGCAGGACACCGGCGGCGTCGGTCACGAGGCCCTGGTCGCCGCGCGCAACCAGATTCTGGGCATGGCCTCCAAGGATCCGACCCTGGCCGGCGTGCGTCCCAACGGCCAGGACGACACCCCGCAGCTGAAGATCGACATCGACCAGGCCAAGGCCGGGGCGATGGGCCTGACCACCGCCGACATCAACGCCGCGCTCAGCGCCGCGTGGGGCGGCTCCTACGTCAACGACTTCATCGACCGCGGCCGGATCAAGAAGGTCTACGTCCAGGCCGACGCGCCCTACCGCATGCGGCCGGAGGACCTGAACAACTGGTACGTCCGCACCAGCACCGGCACGATGGCCCCGTTCTCGTCGTTCGCCACCAGCCACTGGGTCTACGGCTCGCCGCGCCTGGAACGCTATAACGGCCTGTCGTCGATCAACATCCAGGGCTCGCCCGCCCCGGGCAAGAGCTCGGGCCAGGCCATGGCCGCCATGGAGAAGATCGCCGCCCAGCTGCCGCCAGGCATCGGCTTCGAATGGACCGGCCTGTCGGCCCAGGAGCGCGAGTCGGGCAACCAGGCTCCGGCCCTCTACGGCATCTCGATCCTGGTGGTGTTCCTGCTGCTGGCGGCTCTGTACGAGAGCTGGTCGATCCCGCTGTCGGTGATCATGGTCATCCCGCTGGGCATCGTCGGCGCCCTGCTGGCGACCAGCCTGCGCGGCCTGTCCAACGACATCTACTTCCAGGTGGGCCTCCTGACGACCATGGGCCTGGCGTCCAAGAACGCCATCCTGATCGTCGAGTTCGCCAAGGACCTGCACGAACAGGGCATGGAGCTGGTCGAGGCGACGGTCGAGGCGGTCCGCATCCGTCTGCGTCCGATCATCATGACCTCGCTGGCCTTCGTGTTCGGCGTGCTGCCCCTGGCGATCTCCAACGGGGCGGGCTCGGGCAGCCAGCACGCCATCGGCACGGGCGTGATCGGCGGCATGATCTCGGCCACCCTGCTGGCGATCTTCTTCGTCCCGCTGTTCTTCGTGCTGGTCGAGAAGATCTTCAAACCCAAGCCGCGTCGTCACGACGACGAGGCCGTCACGACTCCGGCCGAGAGCCACTGA
- a CDS encoding TetR/AcrR family transcriptional regulator — translation MVDDANTTLRPTPEARRQQILDAACDCVRQAGFHGASMAEIAKAAGLSVGQIYRYFENKEAIIAAIVAQDLAEMREKFAEMESRPGDLVDAMTEHMPEAVDKCFDLGRAALTLEVLAEASRNPKVAAILRAADEQERVYAQAMLNRCRKPEWTEAEFQARCEAVGLLFDGMVIRAVNHPDTDRAPLARVLVATLRQLLS, via the coding sequence ATGGTCGATGACGCCAACACGACGCTGAGGCCGACGCCCGAGGCGCGGCGGCAGCAGATCCTGGACGCCGCGTGCGATTGCGTGCGGCAGGCCGGGTTCCATGGCGCGAGCATGGCCGAGATCGCCAAGGCCGCTGGCCTCAGCGTCGGCCAGATCTATCGCTACTTCGAGAACAAGGAGGCGATCATCGCCGCCATCGTCGCCCAGGACCTGGCCGAGATGCGCGAGAAGTTCGCCGAGATGGAAAGCCGGCCGGGCGACCTGGTCGACGCCATGACCGAGCACATGCCCGAGGCCGTCGACAAGTGTTTCGACCTGGGCCGCGCCGCCCTGACCCTGGAAGTCCTGGCCGAGGCCAGCCGCAACCCCAAGGTCGCCGCGATCCTGCGCGCCGCCGACGAGCAGGAGCGCGTCTACGCCCAGGCCATGCTCAACCGCTGCCGCAAGCCCGAGTGGACGGAGGCCGAATTCCAGGCTCGCTGCGAGGCCGTGGGGCTGCTGTTCGACGGCATGGTCATCCGGGCGGTCAATCACCCCGACACCGATCGCGCGCCCCTGGCCCGCGTTCTGGTCGCGACGCTTAGACAACTGCTGAGCTGA
- a CDS encoding ankyrin repeat domain-containing protein, protein MPKAKKKLLPKDFASLLKTSDLAALKGVFETCELDARGGYGKQTTLAFYDCPDELARWLVEQGADLEARDTYNRTPLHNLASGRFREVETLLDLGADVHATDHEAATPLHMAAKSGNAEAVRALLDRGARADVLNASGLSPLAAALQYCSNSQIEPMATIAALLLAADTPPPRASGLSSLVKRVFAGGRDERTPVTPQMRAFVQRIGENFEFHRAGFNPDSVEATSAALDRLYALFDAPPVPRRQMYDGRSPIVARSPRWQDQHQELWTLLVPSQGPASTVQGEVIRIAGRVADEVDRNGAANWDADYGKMTRAFLTHIGSGQPLPDADRDRAAQLIAKVREIDGAGAGLCELAVRWVALNPTPTPLQPPAYTR, encoded by the coding sequence ATGCCAAAGGCCAAGAAGAAGCTTCTTCCGAAGGACTTTGCGTCGCTTCTGAAGACCAGCGACCTCGCCGCGCTCAAGGGGGTCTTCGAGACCTGCGAACTCGACGCGCGCGGCGGCTATGGCAAGCAGACCACGCTGGCGTTCTATGATTGCCCGGATGAGCTGGCCCGCTGGCTGGTCGAGCAAGGCGCCGACCTGGAGGCTCGGGACACCTATAACCGCACACCGCTGCACAACCTCGCCTCAGGCCGGTTCAGAGAGGTCGAGACGTTGCTCGACCTGGGCGCCGACGTCCACGCGACGGACCATGAGGCGGCGACCCCGCTGCACATGGCCGCCAAGTCCGGCAACGCCGAGGCCGTGCGCGCCCTGCTCGACCGGGGCGCGCGCGCCGACGTCCTCAACGCGTCGGGCCTGTCTCCGCTGGCGGCGGCGCTGCAGTACTGCAGCAACAGCCAGATCGAACCCATGGCGACGATCGCCGCGTTGCTGCTCGCGGCGGACACGCCCCCGCCTCGCGCCAGCGGCCTGAGTAGCCTGGTCAAGCGCGTCTTCGCGGGCGGGCGCGACGAGCGGACGCCCGTCACGCCGCAGATGCGCGCCTTCGTGCAGCGTATCGGCGAGAACTTCGAGTTCCATCGCGCGGGGTTCAATCCGGACTCCGTCGAGGCGACCAGCGCGGCGCTCGATCGCCTCTATGCGCTGTTCGACGCGCCGCCCGTTCCCCGCCGCCAGATGTACGACGGTCGCTCGCCGATCGTCGCCAGATCGCCACGCTGGCAGGACCAGCATCAGGAGCTGTGGACCCTGCTGGTCCCCTCGCAAGGTCCCGCCTCCACCGTCCAGGGCGAGGTCATCCGCATCGCCGGTCGCGTCGCCGACGAGGTCGACCGGAACGGCGCGGCGAATTGGGACGCCGACTACGGCAAGATGACCCGCGCCTTCCTGACCCACATCGGTTCCGGGCAGCCCTTGCCCGACGCGGATCGCGATCGGGCCGCCCAGTTGATCGCCAAGGTACGGGAGATCGACGGCGCGGGCGCCGGGCTGTGCGAACTGGCCGTCCGTTGGGTGGCGCTCAATCCGACGCCGACGCCGCTGCAGCCGCCCGCCTATACGCGATGA